GCTGCAGAACATAGGCAGAGGCAGCAACAGCTATTGACAATTAGTGACTTGGCATTCTTGGAATTCCCATGGTTTACTTACCAGCCACGAGAATGCCAGGAATGATGAGCTGGCGTAAGTTCTCATTGCTCAAGATGCGAGTTGCTGTGATAGCCTGGTCCATCCACGTGTTCATACCAATCATCCGGGGTACAACGGCGCCGGCAACTGTAAGGGCCATACCAGTGCCAGCAAACTTTTCCTGTCGCTGTAACAAGGTAGTCCAGTCGACAAAGTCAATCAGTTCTGTGGGAATTTCGACCTGACGAGCAAGAGCATCTCGCTTGCGTCGGAACATAACATCGGGTCGGAATTGGAGGTTCTGgaactcatcaccaacgtGCAGGATACCCAGCTGCTTGATAGCATTGACGCCATACACTGTCTTTCTGCGAGCATACTCTTCACAGTTCGAAACAGAATCTGCGATGCGAGACAGCATAGCTTCCTTGAGGTCCTCTGCATATTGGAAGGCGTTCCAGATACCGGGGTAAGGTACATCGTAGTGGCTGCTTCCAGAATGGAGAATGGCCGAGTTAAGGGTATTTCGAGTGTAGTCGTAGACGTCCTTGCATGTTTCCTCAACGTTGGCATCAACTGACTCGCTTACTTCGGTCTTTGCCCTTCGACTGGATTCCAACTGAGGTTCAAGCTGCTTCAACTCCTGGGTCACTCGCTCCAGTTCCGATTGAGCAACTTCCTGATTGACATTTGCAAGAGTGTTGACATCATTCAAGATGTTGAGCAGATATGTTCGAGCAGGTGCCAGCTTCGATCGTGCACGCTTCTCAAGCACGAATCTTCGCAGCGATTGCTCCAGAGCCTCGAAGTCTCGCACCTTATCAAGATCCTTACCCTTACCcttgtcatcaccatcaccaggATCACCACTACCTCCACTTGAactgccgctgccgccagGGCCGCCAGGAGGCGAGGGGCCGACAGGGATGGCGTTGCTAGACACGAAATGCACAAGCTCGGAGGACTCCTTGTGGGTTCGGGGACTGAGACCGGCAACCTGGTCAAGAACCATCTTCTCACATCGCTTTTTGTCTCGGATCACATCGAATCCGTTAACAACGATAAAGATGTaggccttctcagcagcagcagcccaaaTGAACTCCTTGGCAGACTGTGTAAAGTGATTGGCAGCGGAAACTACAAACACAACCACATCGATCTCTTCCTGTCGGGCAAAGATGGCAGTCGTTTTGGTTGTATCGGAGTTAAGACCAGGAGCGTCGATCAAGGCAATATCCACCACGCCATTGTTCAGTAGAGATTCGTCAATGCTTCGGCTATCCTTGACGTAAATCTTGCACTGAGTGTAGGTCTCGTTGTCGATGACAATGTTTTCGAGTTCCTTTAGTGAGAAAACATCGTAGGTCGACTCATCGTTTCGGTCGTAGGGCACGTTCTTATGCACTGCATGCACCTCTTCCACACCAGAGTTCTCTCTAGCATCAAGCACCTCACAAAAGATAGCAGTACAAGGCTGCTGATCCTCAGGAAGAACCTTTCGACGGAGGAGAGCATTGCAGAAAGTTGACTTGCCAGCATTGAGGTCGCCTGTGATAAGAACCTTACTTGCAGTATCCTCAATTCGTTCGCGGAGAGCTAGTAGATGTTTGATGCTGGAACTAATTTTGCCGTCGAGAAGTGATGCGATGGAGCTCTTTTCCAATGAATGCACGAGCTCAGTCTGGTGGAGAGCACCGAGCTTAAGGTCGAGCTTCAAGATAGAGAACTCTTGAGCAATTTGTGGTGAAACGAGTCGGGGCTCGGGCGTGGATCGAACTTCAGCGGCTCGACTCGATTCGGCGGTTCCGTCTTCGACCGTCGTCATGGCACGTCTTAAACCAGGGTTTCGGAAAGAGGACGAGCCTTTGCCTTCCGTACCCGTGTGGGCATGGGCAAAGGCGGGCCGTGAGGAGTGTTCGGAGGAGTCGCGGCGAGCTCGTTGAACGGAAGGATAATGTGCGGGCCAGGAAGCATTCATTTCTTGTAAATTTTGAAGCAGTTCGAGCACCTTGTTGATGGAACGGCCGAGGGTAGCACGATGAGCATTATACCACATCTGATGCACAGCACCCGACGCAGGCCGGTCGTGATGCATTGCCATATCCCATGCTGCGGCGGAACTCATGGAACGGTCATCGCCAGCTATACTTCCACCATAGCCTGAGTCCACGTCAAGCATGCTCTGGAGACGGGCAGCATGTTCAGATGTCATACCATTTCCGACAGTCATGTATTGGACCCGAGAAGAGGACGAGTTTGTGGGTGGCGGAGAAGAGTGATTGCTGGTGGGCGCGTCCGAAGGTCCATGATCGTTATCACCATCAGAATCGGGTTCCTGGTGCAGTCGGGCCTTGCCCTTTCCGTTACTGCTGAAATAATCTTGGCTCATGTTGAATCGGTTCGTAGCAGTTCGAGCGGCATATTTTGGATGAGAAGCGAGGGGAAGAAAATATCCTTGGAACCGTGACGCCGATGTAATTATAGCGGTCGGTTGGAGAGGCGAATAAGAATCATTGACAAGTCAGTCGAACGACCCATTTCTGCATGATTTTTGCTACGTACCGATTCCCGATTTGATTGGCGAAATCTGGAGACTTTGGGCGCTTGGACCAAGCGGGCTCTTATCGTGCCGTATCGTCTCGTGCAAGCAATGGAAGCGGTCTTTCAAGGTTGGCCCAGTCCGATTACGTAGTGTCGGGACATCCGTAGCGCGACAAGGCCAGCGACTCTTACCACGCATCTGGATCAAGGCTTGATCTTTTTCTCGCTGCCTTGCGCATTTCTGCCGCCtacttatttactattcGCAAGGACTTCTCCCCCTAGAACAACTCTGCGACCTCGCTTTACCAAGACCTACCCTCTTTCATCCGTCAACCACCACTACCCCCGCACATCATGAATGTAAGAACAGCGGTGTCGTGCGACAATGCGGCGAGCCCATGATGGCTAATTCACTCACGATATAGATCCTCGAATGGGCGTTCGGAAAGCGCATGACGCCCGCGGAGCGTCTACGTAAGAACCAGCGCATGCTAGATAAGGCCATCCGCGAACTTGATCAGATGCGCGTCAAGCtggagaagcaagaaaagaccCTTATTCAACAAATCAAAACGAGCGCCAAGAATGGACAGATGGGAGCTTGCAAGATTCAGGCCAAGGATCTGGTCCGCACGAGGCGATACGTCGAGAAGTTTTACAGCATGCGCAGTCAATTACAAAAGATTTCGCTTCGCCTTCAGGTAACTGCATACATTGGATACTAGCGTAGACCAGAGGCTGACCAGATGCGACACAGACATACAGAACGAACGAACAAATGATGCAGGCTATGAAGGGCGCTACCATGGCACTGGGAAGCATGAATAAATCGATGAATCTTCCCCAGCTTCAACGAATCGCCATGGAGTTTGAACGCGAAAATGATATCATGGACCAACGACAAGAGATGATGGACGATGCCATTGATGATGCCATGGATGTGGGaatcgaagaagaaggtgacGAGGTGGTAGAGCAAGTCTTGGAAGAGATTGGTGTGGACTTTAACCAGGCGGTAAGTCATAAAGGTGATGGTATGCAAGCCTCGTCACTAATACAACCACAGCTCGGTGAAACACCTACTGCTCTGGGAACTGCAGCGGTACCTGAGGGTAAGATCGCTCAGGCGGTTGGTggcggaggcggcggcggcggtggtggtgatccTGTCGACGACGACCTTCAGGCAAGACTGGATAGCTTGCGAAAATAGACAAGCTGGCAGGGGTTCCTTGAAGCCTGAGGAGCTTTGTTTCAATGATCACCGCCATCTCAGTTTAAAGGAGGGTACGCTACCATTGTTTGGACCCTTAGGCTACAGAAGATGGTCATATGTCCGATGTCATGATCTATCTTTGGCCATAGGAAGAAGGAAGGGAGCTTCATGGTACTATGTTTGTTCCGGTGCATTGGTGTCTGGAGAATTGTCTTACATACCATCAGCTTTGCAGGTGTTTCTGTGCTTTATAGAAAACAGTACTCGCTGCTTGTCAGGTCTGTTGAAAACGTGGGCGACACTTGACCAACTTGTCAGTCGATTTCCGTCTACTTCAGTTTATGTTGATATACTCGCACATATAAACATCCTCAATCTGGATGATGGGTAAAGTAGAAGCTATTAGGTTACACAAAGCGGTGCCTTTTGCAAAAACGGCAACCTATCTGGGCATGGCTTTGACGGCAGCCCCAGAGCTCCACGTGTACAGCCGGCAACGGCTATGGGAAAAGAATCTGGTCGCATGAGAACGGATTTGATCGTAGGGTAAATTAACTCCGAGCCTGTTAGCTTCATCTGACTGACGAGAGAGCAATTATGGGATTGTTTAGATGCTAGTTCCGGATGTCTCGGGTCGAGGATGGCTTCCTTCGCACCGACTTACTGTTGGAAACACATATCAAACGTGTCAATAACTAACACGCAAAATCAGGGTCCAGTTAATATGCGCTTCCCAGAGCTGATTCATTGCTAAGATCGACACCTCCATTTCTATTGAAACCCAAAGCCGAGAATCGCAAATTTGCCCAAGATCCATTTGTCTGCACAGCGCTAAACAGTGCGGCCGTGAACCAGTAAACGTCACTAGCCCGTGGATACGTCAGTGGCCAACAGCCAGACATAGCGCACAATCAGATCTTGAGGCACCTCCAGCTTAAGCGCAGCTCCCCGGCCCCACTGACCCTCACCAATCCGTCCCCGTTACACCAGCTGCAGTGCGTCAGGTAGCTGCGCCCTCCACTCCATCCATTCACCTCTGGTTCTTGGTAGTACTTTATTAGCCCAGCTAATTCATCCAACGAAACGTCCTAAAGCAACCTTGtcaactcttcatcaactacGACACGACTTTCTGTAGACTCGCTGGCTTGTATTAAGCCTTTACTTGATCCGCTTACTTCGCAGCTGCAGAGCGTCCCTCTCTGTCTTCTGAGCATTTTCAAGTTCAACTCTCCAGTGTTGAAATAGTCTTTACACATTCAGCGCCAGGTACGTTCGTTTACTGCTCCCCTCAACGTACTGaactgcactgcactgctTTATTGGAAGAACTATCAGGTTACTTCGATACATGTGCTCCCTCTTTTCTTAGCCCCAG
This genomic stretch from Fusarium fujikuroi IMI 58289 draft genome, chromosome FFUJ_chr09 harbors:
- a CDS encoding probable class E vacuolar-protein sorting and endocytosis factor, with the protein product MNILEWAFGKRMTPAERLRKNQRMLDKAIRELDQMRVKLEKQEKTLIQQIKTSAKNGQMGACKIQAKDLVRTRRYVEKFYSMRSQLQKISLRLQTYRTNEQMMQAMKGATMALGSMNKSMNLPQLQRIAMEFERENDIMDQRQEMMDDAIDDAMDVGIEEEGDEVVEQVLEEIGVDFNQALGETPTALGTAAVPEGKIAQAVGGGGGGGGGGDPVDDDLQARLDSLRK
- a CDS encoding related to GTP-binding protein FZO1, required for biogenesis of mitochondria, whose protein sequence is MSQDYFSSNGKGKARLHQEPDSDGDNDHGPSDAPTSNHSSPPPTNSSSSRVQYMTVGNGMTSEHAARLQSMLDVDSGYGGSIAGDDRSMSSAAAWDMAMHHDRPASGAVHQMWYNAHRATLGRSINKVLELLQNLQEMNASWPAHYPSVQRARRDSSEHSSRPAFAHAHTGTEGKGSSSFRNPGLRRAMTTVEDGTAESSRAAEVRSTPEPRLVSPQIAQEFSILKLDLKLGALHQTELVHSLEKSSIASLLDGKISSSIKHLLALRERIEDTASKVLITGDLNAGKSTFCNALLRRKVLPEDQQPCTAIFCEVLDARENSGVEEVHAVHKNVPYDRNDESTYDVFSLKELENIVIDNETYTQCKIYVKDSRSIDESLLNNGVVDIALIDAPGLNSDTTKTTAIFARQEEIDVVVFVVSAANHFTQSAKEFIWAAAAEKAYIFIVVNGFDVIRDKKRCEKMVLDQVAGLSPRTHKESSELVHFVSSNAIPVGPSPPGGPGGSGSSSGGSGDPGDGDDKGKGKDLDKVRDFEALEQSLRRFVLEKRARSKLAPARTYLLNILNDVNTLANVNQEVAQSELERVTQELKQLEPQLESSRRAKTEVSESVDANVEETCKDVYDYTRNTLNSAILHSGSSHYDVPYPGIWNAFQYAEDLKEAMLSRIADSVSNCEEYARRKTVYGVNAIKQLGILHVGDEFQNLQFRPDVMFRRKRDALARQVEIPTELIDFVDWTTLLQRQEKFAGTGMALTVAGAVVPRMIGMNTWMDQAITATRILSNENLRQLIIPGILVAAVAASAYVLQQIPNSLPPRLATKISTQLAELDYVHSNSSRISSSVRKVLRIPADNLRVGLDQSLKDLSAKREETIKVKGESERASRYFLDLIRQSDDERARVEGVDLETPPVGMH